Proteins encoded in a region of the Bactrocera tryoni isolate S06 chromosome 4, CSIRO_BtryS06_freeze2, whole genome shotgun sequence genome:
- the LOC120774746 gene encoding enoyl-CoA delta isomerase 2-like, whose amino-acid sequence MSATKNGIEISVATTTAVTPTKPKPCGYSELDVEQRGPIFVITFKRSAVRNALTRRGYYELIRALADATYSETITTVVLTGAAGNFSAGNDLTQLRQYRDPQAFLHSSEYVLRLLIKAFIYCPKVLVALVDGACIGIGFVIAALCDVVYCTERAYFQAPFTQFGICPEGCLTYLLPQLLGRVKAAELLLFGTRLSAEEALCYNFVARIIQATDIAQQFWPQLEEYARLPLESLRATKRLLSEAERTQLLDALKAECGELKSLRLGETYQRAIEAFVNRKGREDGVLSKNKL is encoded by the coding sequence ATGAGTGCAACCAAGAACGGAATTGAGATCAGTGTCGCAACCACAACCGCAGTCACGCCCACCAAGCCCAAGCCCTGCGGTTACAGCGAATTGGACGTAGAACAGCGCGGTCCCATTTTCGTCATCACGTTCAAGCGCAGCGCAGTGCGTAACGCGCTCACGCGTCGCGGCTACTACGAATTGATACGCGCGCTCGCCGATGCCACATACAGTGAAACGATCACCACTGTCGTTTTAACGGGCGCTGCCGGTAATTTTTCAGCCGGCAATGACCTTACACAACTGCGCCAGTACAGGGATCCACAAGCCTTCTTGCACTCCTCCGAGTACGTGCTGCGCTTGCTGATTAAAGCGTTCATTTACTGTCCGAAAGTTTTGGTGGCGCTCGTCGATGGCGCATGTATTGGTATTGGTTTTGTAATCGCTGCGCTTTGTGATGTTGTCTACTGCACGGAACGCGCCTACTTTCAGGCACCTTTTACACAGTTCGGCATCTGTCCGGAGGGTTGTCTTACCTACTTATTGCCGCAATTGTTGGGGCGCGTTAAAGCCGCGGAGCTATTGCTGTTTGGTACGCGTTTGAGCGCGGAAGAGGCGTTGTGTTACAATTTTGTAGCGCGCATAATACAAGCAACGGATATAGCGCAGCAATTTTGGCCGCAGTTGGAGGAGTACGCACGCTTGCCGTTGGAGTCGCTGCGCGCCACAAAGCGTCTGCTAAGTGAAGCGGAGCGTACGCAATTGTTGGACGCATTGAAGGCAGAATGTGGTGAATTGAAGAGCTTGCGTTTGGGCGAGACATATCAAAGAGCGATTGAGGCATTTGTAAACCGCAAAGGGCGGGAGGATGGCGTGTTGAGTAAGAATAAATtgtga
- the LOC120775443 gene encoding large subunit GTPase 1 homolog, translated as MSKKSKTKSGDLGRALIKNRFGHQFRRKVDNDTMLHTTEIQDGYDWGRLNLASVTEESSFHDFLRTAELAGTEFQAEKLNITFINPKSGVGLLSKSQQQQMQQKHNEHKNMLTVPRRPKWTTDTTAEELQLAENQSFLEWRRSLALLQEDQEILLTPYEKNLEFWRQLWRVVERSDVIVQIVDARNPLLFRNVDLERYVKEVNPAKMNMILVNKSDMLTQQQRQHWASYFDAEGIRTAFFSATLAAEDLKKIVEETSDAENDSENAGNDSDNSETASDADGENDSETPADRPRTESTQSEISLEEIKMAASEINKSLDNVENLLSKIEQKIDPKHATQTKEVIKNNPEVLTREELITLFKKIYTGKTFTEAVTTIGLVGYPNVGKSSTINALMIEKKVSVSATPGKTKHFQTLYLDSDLLLCDCPGLVMPSFVLTKADMILNGILPIDQMRDHVPPVNLVCERIPRHVLEEKYGIIIAKPIEGEDQERPPHSEELLLAYGYNRGFMTSNGQPDQSRSARYVCKDYVNGKLLYCVAPPNVPQEVYHVFPPRTRKEIEEEKLPSQTQRAMRINNKSASTEIDDQFFAANNSKAYVKGRSNFPHVRVANDGSLVSAPATEKPWRNVKKERREKLRKKFSHLDQH; from the exons atgagtaagaaaagcaaaacaaagtcCGGTGATCTTGGACGCGCGTTGATAAAAAACCGCTTTGGCCACCAATTTCGACGTAAAGTGGACAATGATACCATG CTGCACACGACCGAAATTCAGGATGGCTATGACTGGGGTCGCCTCAATTTGGCATCGGTCACTGAGGAGTCATCCTTTCATGATTTCCTGCGCACCGCCGAGCTGGCGGGCACGGAATTTCAAGCTGAGAAACTCAATATTACATTCATCAATCCCAAATCCGGCGTTGGTTTACTTTcaaaatcacaacaacagcaaatgcaGCAGAAACACAATGAACACAAGAATATGTTGACAGTACCGCGTCGTCCGAAATGGACGACCGACACAACAGCGGAAGAATTACAACTTGCTGAAAATCAAAGCTTTTTAGAGTGGCGTCGCTCTTTGGCGCTGTTACAAGAAGATCAAGAAATACTGCTAACACCTTACGAAAAGAATTTGGAATTCTGGCGTCAATTGTGGCGTGTTGTTGAACGCTCCGATGTGATTGTACAAATTGTAGATGCACGTAATCCGCTACTCTTTCGCAACGTCGATTTGGAGCGTTATGTGAAGGAAGTCAATCCGGCCAAGATGAATATGATATTGGTGAATAAATCAGATATGTtgacacaacaacaacgccagcaCTGGGCGAGTTATTTTGATGCTGAAGGCATACGCACAGCATTCTTCTCCGCCACACTTGCCGCCGAGGATTTAAAGAAAATCGTTGAGGAAACAAGTGATGCCGAGAATGATAGTGAAAATGCAGGCAATGATAGCGATAATAGTGAGACAGCAAGCGATGCAGATGGCGAGAACGACAGTGAAACGCCGGCTGATAGGCCACGCACAGAATCTACACAATCGGAAATATCGCTGGAAGAAATTAAAATGGCTGCCAGTGAAATCAATAAATCATTAGACAATGTGGAGAATTTGCTAAGCAAAATAGAGCAAAAAATCGATCCAAAACATGCAACACAGACTAAGGAAGTGATCAAGAATAACCCAGAAGTGTTAACGCGTGAAGAACTCATTACTTTGTTTAAGAAAATCTACACCGGTAAAACCTTCACAGAAGCCGTTACGACCATAGGTTTGGTGGGCTATCCGAATGTGGGCAAGAGTAGCACCATCAATGCATTGATGATTGAGAAGAAGGTGTCGGTTTCAGCCACGCCGGGTAAAACAAAGCATTTTCAAACTCTGTATCTGGATAGCGATTTGTTGCTATGTGATTGCCCCGGTTTGGTAATGCCAAGTTTCGTTTTGACCAAGGCTGATATGATACTGAACGGTATACTGCCGATAGATCAG aTGCGCGATCATGTGCCGCCCGTGAATTTAGTTTGCGAGCGTATACCACGACACGTGCTCGAGGAAAAATACGGTATAATCATAGCTAAGCCGATAGAGGGCGAAGATCAGGAACGACCGCCGCATTCAGAGGAGCTGCTGCTCGCTTATGGCT ACAATCGCGGCTTTATGACCTCCAACGGCCAGCCGGATCAATCGCGTTCTGCGCGTTACGTCTGCAAAGACTATGTTAACGGTAAACTGCTTTATTGCGTTGCGCCACCCAATGTGCCACAAGAGGTATATCATGTCTTCCCACCGCGAACGCGCAAAGAAATCGAGGAAGAGAAGCTGCCAAGTCAAACACAACGCGCCATGCGT ATCAACAACAAGTCTGCTTCGACGGAGATTGACGATCAATTCTTCGccgccaacaacagcaaagcgTATGTAAAGGGACGCAGCAATTTTCCGCACGTGCGCGTGGCCAACGACGGCAGCTTAGTGAGCGCGCCGGCCACAGAGAAACCTTGGCGCAACGTCAAGAAGGAGCGGCGTGAGAAGTTACGCAAAAAGTTTTCGCATTTAGATCAGCATTGA
- the LOC120774678 gene encoding GLIPR1-like protein 1, with product MLLFVWFHIGLIEATSSIFSKTIPAVPCRKNITCGKEPHIMCESRPPQCEPFQPLKLGADEIYYFLLGHNGLRNRVAEQYNIANMNIVHWSAQLQMRAERFLRRCRVEPDACQNVGPKETRVYHNFHFHHGIIHQKWSAHLVRKWYNEFNYQEKWEDFNEKRKRGLIGNYSQLIYPTVELIGCNAANLSDGSLFVCYYWPRTSKKYEDGFLYGEPCSQCNPQLPACSRIFRGLCGIDLEISKAVSLQESVEKHVVLILVAVTAILRSLL from the exons aTGTTACTTTTCGTCTGGTTTCATATTGGTCTTATAGAAGCTACTTCGTCCATTTTTAGCAAAACAATTCCAGCTGTTCCTTGTCGGAAAAATATAACTTGTGGTAAAGAGCCACACATTATGTGCGAG TCTCGACCACCACAATGTGAGCCATTTCAACCTCTCAAATTGGGTGCCGATGAAATTTACTACTTTTTATTGGGTCATAATGGTTTGCGAAACCGAGTGGCAGAGCAATATAATATTGCAAACATGAATATCGTG CATTGGAGCGCTCAATTGCAAATGAGAGCCGAACGTTTTCTCAGAAGATGTCGCGTGGAACCGGATGCTTGTCAAAATGTTG GTCCCAAAGAGACGCGAGTGTATCACAATTTTCACTTTCATCACGGTATAATACATCAAAAATGGTCCGCACATTTGGTGCGCAAATGGTACAATGAATTCAATTATCAAGAAAAATGGGaggattttaatgaaaaacgcAAGAGGGGTCTCATTGGCAACTACTCGCAATTGATATATCCTACAGTAGAACTGATTGGATGCAATGCCGCAAA TCTCTCCGATGgttctttatttgtttgttattactGGCCACGCACGTCTAAAAAATATGAAGACGGCTTTCTTTATGGCGAGCCTTGTTCACAATGTAATCCACAGTTGCCGGCTTGTTCACGCATCTTTCGTGGACTATGTGGTATAG ATTTAGAAATATCGAAGGCTGTGAGCTTACAGGAAAGTGTTGAAAAACATGTTGTATTAATTCTAGTCGCTGTAACCGCTATTTTACGGTCTTTATTGTAA